One Podospora pseudopauciseta strain CBS 411.78 chromosome 5 map unlocalized CBS411.78m_5, whole genome shotgun sequence DNA window includes the following coding sequences:
- a CDS encoding uncharacterized protein (COG:S; EggNog:ENOG503NZ3K), whose amino-acid sequence MSSEFPSTKIPSFLDSKMRLLHTTELKLYSFNEVGKDVPTYAILSHTWGKEEVTFQDIHCNPDVASMAGYQKITASCRIARREGYQFIWIDTCCIDKSSSAELSEAINSMYRWYEHSAMCFAFLEDVVYPYTHSYWVTKKRVREPDPPVETFEGSFGNSRWFTRGWTLQELIAPPNLRFHDCNWRLIDTKDGLYSLISKITGIDEDVLARPGELQNASVAQRMYWASRRETTRSEDLAYCLMGIFGIAMPLLYGEGGTKAFLRLQQEILNSTDDHSIFLWTLPPHEVVHNELRGLLAESPSWFSHARRISQSQHSHEDDCSTLSRITNRGLFLELPAVDLNKDGVGDVLLLPSCDIEPGIPSAIIVRKIDGTVNDEYARILVGVPMAIKSRRIAIWEDTVVDEVTHATVRMYSRLLIERQSIYKKSLYVSQRPQPQPWRVQGYWFTIWNEPSVFRIVAGCENLSIGYVYHQPVVVSQRSALSTSQWKQDRQSYSIFIDINHLYKHRNVGDHQRVISLAALDIEVWMKLKRFPTIGSPFSSGEADVGAGRILQLRLILGADFNYHNGLSLIPTITPAWSLELTNNQLRQEGPRVALIEPNSKEVSLRPVGLEDLVAYAEIKREERDLRMWYVVSFGIKRAGHA is encoded by the exons ATGTCTTCCGAGTTCCCTTCTACAAAAATTCCATCTTTCCTAG ACTCGAAGATGAGGCTTCTACACACGACGGAGCTTAAGCTCTACTCCTTCAACGAGGTCGGAAAGGATGTTCCCACATACGCGATTCTGTCCCACACCTGGGGCAAGGAGGAAGTCACATTCCAGGACATCCACTGCAATCCGGATGTGGCTAGCATGGCAGGATATCAAAAGATTACCGCCAGTTGCCGGATTGCTCGCAGAGAAGGCTATCAGTTCATCTGGATCGACACCTGCTGTATCGACAAAAGCAGCAGCGCTGAGCTTTCCGAAGCTATCAACTCCATGTACCGGTGGTACGAACATTCCGCCATGTGCTTTGCCTTTCTAGAAGATGTTGTTTACCCGTATACACACTCTTACTGGGTCACGAAGAAACGTGTTCGAGAGCCAGACCCGCCTGTAGAAACTTTTGAAGGGAGTTTCGGCAACAGCCGATGGTTCACAAGGGGTTGGACACTGCAAGAGCTCATTGCACCGCCGAACCTGCGATTCCACGATTGTAACTGGCGTCTTATCGACACGAAGGATGGGCTCTATTCGCTGATTTCTAAGATCACCGGTATTGATGAGGATGTGCTTGCGAGACCAGGCGAGCTGCAGAATGCCTCCGTTGCACAAAGAATGTACTGGGCCAGCAGACGAGAAACAACACGATCTGAGGACTTGGCTTATTGCCTCATGGGAATTTTTGGTATAGCTATGCCCCTGTTGtacggggaagggggaacCAAAGCATTTCTACGTCTGCAGCAGGAGATCTTGAACTCCACCGACGACCATTCCATCTTTCTATGGACACTCCCGCCACACGAAGTCGTGCACAATGAACTACGGGGTTTATTGGCAGAGTCTCCGAGCTGGTTTTCTCACGCAAGGCGGATATCACAGTCCCAGCACTCCCACGAAGATGACTGTTCGACCTTGTCTCGCATCACAAACCGCGGCCTGTTTCTGGAGCTTCCAGCTGTCGATCTGAACAAAGATGGGGTCGGTGACGTTTTACTTCTTCCCAGCTGTGACATTGAACCCGGGATACCATCCGCAATAATCGTGAGAAAGATCGATGGCACGGTCAATGATGAATACGCAAGGATTCTCGTAGGGGTTCCGATGGCCATCAAATCAAGAAGAATCGCCATTTGGGAAGACACGGTTGTTGACGAGGTGACGCATGCTACGGTTCGAATGTATTCCCGCCTATTGATTGAACGACAGAGCATTTacaaaaaaagtttatatgTGTCCCAAAGGCCCCAGCCGCAGCCTTGGAGAGTTCAAGGCTATTGGTTCACAATCTGGAACGAACCAAGCGTCTTTCGCATCGTTGCAGGTTGCGAAAACCTCTCCATAGGGTACGTGTATCACCAGCCAGTGGTAGTATCACAGAGGAGTGCATTATCAACGTCTCAATGGAAACAGGACCGGCAGAGCTATTCCATTTTCATCGACATCAACCATTTATACAAACATAGGAATGTAGGCGACCACCAGCGTGTCATATCACTCGCCGCTCTTGACATTGAGGTTTGGATGAAACTCAAAAGGTTTCCAACTATTGGTTCGCCATTTTCCTCTGGCGAAGCAGATGTTGGAGCGGGAAGAATCTTGCAACTTCGGCTGATACTGGGTGCTGATTTCAACTATCATAATGGCCTCTCTCTCATCCCAACCATTACACCAGCTTGGTCCTTGGAGCTCACAAACAACCAACTCAGACAAGAAGGCCCGCGTGTGGCTCTAATCGAGCCAAACAGCAAAGAGGTTTCCTTGAGACCTGTGGGATTGGAAGACCTTGTCGCATACGCCGAGATAAAGAGGGAAGAAAGGGATCTGAGAATGTGGTATGTGGTCAGTTTTGGGATCAAACGAGCGGGTCATGCTTAG
- a CDS encoding uncharacterized protein (EggNog:ENOG503PWMM), with the protein MVGIYDSGPYEDPFAWAGSDLELALLAQQQQQHHHHHHNQHLADQLARSTPEDLTFPTGPVHHPQQHHDFQIPISPIGGIPKSAAAAVSLPPTDQAYLSLQDFENTTMTDAGGIQPFSGDMDLDLDLDLVEALGIPPFPSSAEPQPSSMTADTLNTQLETARTLISTLQASLSKITRERDQARMQLSTARNELYTARQVEKRLRVERDEAHTERKQLKGQLESLKKERAMGKMNEGRLRRERNEARMALVFRGVGILPHAGARGIRVSHQGGQTGLGAVGLGPGERDMDSMDEVGGSEGLREGVGFLGGTSTEESSPAGGEEGGEQAGSGLVQPDGVKEGS; encoded by the coding sequence ATGGTCGGGATCTATGACAGCGGGCCCTACGAGGACCCGTTCGCTTGGGCAGGGTCCGACCTGGAACTGGCCCTActcgcccagcagcagcagcagcaccaccaccaccaccacaaccagcaCCTCGCCGACCAGCTTGCCCGGTCCACGCCTGAGGACCTCACCTTTCCCACCGGACCagttcaccacccccaacaacatcatgacTTTCAAATCCCGATATCACCCATCGGAGGGATTCCAaaatcagcagcagcagcagtctcCCTCCCGCCGACAGACCAGGcctacctctccctccaagaCTTCGAAAACACCACCATGACCGACGCCGGTGGTATCCAACCCTTTTCAGGCGACATGGACCTCGatctcgacctcgacctAGTCGAAGCCCTCGGCATcccacccttcccctcctcagccGAACCTCAGCCATCATCCATGACAGCAgacaccctcaacacccagCTAGAAACAGCCCGCACCctcatctccaccctccaggcctccctctccaaaatcaCGCGCGAGCGCGACCAGGCCCGCATGCAGCTCTCCACCGCCAGAAACGAGCTGTACACAGCCCGCCAAGTGGAAAAACGACTCCGGGTGGAAAGAGACGAGGCTCACACGGAGAGGAAGCAACTCAAGGGGCAACTGGAAAGTCTGAAAAAAGAGAGGGCGATGGGCAAGATGAACGAGGGtaggttgaggagggagaggaacgaggcgaggatggcgttGGTTTtcaggggggtggggattCTGCCTCATGCGGGGGCGAGAGGGATAAGGGTTTCTCATCAGGGGGGCCAGACGGGGTTGGGGGCTGTGGGGTTGGGgccgggggagagggatatGGATAGTATGGATgaggtgggggggagtgagggtttgagggagggggtggggtttttgggggggacgTCGACTGAGGAGAGCTCgcctgctggtggtgaggaggggggggagcaGGCTGGGTCGGGATTGGTTCAACCTGACGgtgtgaaggaggggagtTGA